The Arachis hypogaea cultivar Tifrunner chromosome 14, arahy.Tifrunner.gnm2.J5K5, whole genome shotgun sequence DNA window GGAAATTTGATAAACAAGGGGTcttttctactaactcttttgtgcaggtaCTGCAGGAGGATATCATTCCGGAGGGTATAATAAGTTACAGCTTTACAAGGACAATTTGGAAAGGTTTAGTTCCACCAAGAGTTGAACTGTTTGTCTGGTTTGTATTGACTGGTAGGGTCAATACGAAGGAGAGGCTGAGTCGGTTGGGAGTTATCCACTAGGAAGATGTTGTATGTGTGTTTTGTAACAAGAGTATTGAATATGGTCACCACTTGTTCCTTGGTTGTGATTTTTCTTGGCAGGTTTGGTGTGCTTGGTTATCATTTGTTGGAAGGCAATGGTCATACCCGGGGACGTTGAAGAAATATTTTATAAGTTGGACTGAGATATCAGCTAGCAAGGAGGAGCGCAAGAGGTGGTTGATGGGTTTTTGTGCGATTATCCGGAACATCTTGCTAGAAAGGAACAGaaggatttttcaaaataaaagaaaaggggtTGATGAGATTATCCATATGTCCTTCATGAACTATAAGGAGTGGTTAGGTGTGGAtcttttttgttgttgatggcaatgccgaagatGACAATGAGATAAACATTAGTGTTATTTGGAGTTGGGTAGCTTGCTTTATGGTTTACACTGGTTCTTTTTGTTATTGTTTCGCTCCACTTGATGTGTTGAgcttctttctttcaaaaaaaaaaaaatccttccgtctaatttctaatttctattaGTAAATGTACGCTTTcgcattatgatatatttttggtgattcaatatggataatcttggttattgaaattaatttattccaacagtCGGGACACAAAATTGATTTGATATGTgtctacttgtgttttaataaagaataaaaaaattattctctgGACACGCATAAATACATTTATATATTATCACGTGTCAGCGTATCTAActttattttaaatatgtattttttaaataaatttaaaaatagtatatattattatttatcaaaataaaaaatattttaaatattttatataataaaaaaatattaaaaataattaaaaaattaatttatattttaatatcaattaaaatatcaaaatattattataattgagcaaaaatactatatatatatatatatatatatttaaaatttgtatatcTACGTATTTTATATAGTATGGTGTCAGTTTACATGCATACTAAGTTagcaccaaccaacaagagactttacCGCTTTTAAATATTATCTTTAGTCACTTATGTTGATAGAACATAACAGAAGATAAAGACTAGCATTTgccatcttttctatcttctgcATGTGTATAATTAttcctataattttttttaatttatttgttttttttttcttaatttgttttACAAGAATcaaattagattaaatttaaaAGTGTTATAGATTAAAACTTCTTGTAGTATTTCAGGAGAAATAGTTTCAGGTGGAAGTGTTTTCTGATGCTCCTTGTGTTGGTCCAATCCTTATTCTTTCTCATAATGTGCAGGGTGTTTTTCCCTAAAAACAATTGAAAGTCCTAACTCATCCTCCTAATTTAGATATTAGTTACTAAATAAATGTTgtaacataatttaaaatttttcaaaaacaataaagaattttgtttttttttttcttttttaatatgcTTTTTAAATAGAATTCGAATCAGGTCCAACTTGTCAAACATGCCAAAGCTGCTCATAAGTCATAATGAATTTATGTCGCAATCTTCTCTTAATATTTCAGACTTGTATGGTTTATTTTGAACCAATGGTTTAGAAGATAATCCTTTGAAACAGTAAAACATAATTTAGTGTGATAAATACTATAAGATACCCTGAGGCAAGACAAAAACATATTACTGCATAACATTAGTTTGAAAGTGATAACGTATGAACTTAAAATGCTGAAACCTATAACTTTAACATGTTAATTAGTTTGTGCCGAGTTCAATTTTGTTTCTGGTATTATGGCTGGTGCTTTAATTTTTTCTGTTAATACAAGAAAACTGTGCAGCCTTTGATTTAATTGAGAATTCTCTAGTTATTGGTAGAatgttttaacttaaaaaaagaaTACTCTAATGCTAACTGATCATAGCGGCTACTGTATTATTCCAAGTGAAGATTATGGAGTTCTTAGATTTAAGGTGAGGCTCCATTTTGTATTGACCGTCACCAAAATTTACTGACAGAACAGAAGCTTGTATGCAATTAACATTGACAAGTCCTGTTGTTCTCTTCTTGAAGTTGCACTTTTTTATCCCAGCATAACCAATTAAATAATGCAATAGGCTAGTGATGATCACTGCATAAATCATACAAAAAGAATTTCCCCCTCTGATTAACTTCTAGAATAGATTCACAATTAGTATTATATACAATAAAGTATGAGCTTGCTTCTCTAACACTGATTCCAATCCAGCATTAAGAAATCAGAACTCCGAGTAAAGTAATAGACTGATTTAGAAGCTGTGTCAAGTCATCAAATGCTAATCGATGACAAAATTTGTTGCCTTTGTTGTAGGCCACAATAAGATAGACTTACAAACCAGCAGAGTGCAACAGGTGAAAACTGAAAGAGAGAGTGAATATTTTTCTACAATTCTTCGAGATTGCTTTGGAGCTGAAGAAGTGATTGAATTATGAATAAGAAAATTTCTCTGATCTTGGCTCCCAATATTTTGGTATCAGAAGTTGAACCTTCAGTTTATAACAGTTTTGCTGATCATAGTTCATATAAttatatcatatattattattatctataaTCTTACAGTTGAAATTAAATCAGTAAGAAGAAAAAGGAACAAAGCATGTAAGTATGTAAGTTCATCTATATAAACATCAAAATCAAAAGATATAAACATTCTGCATGAGTCGTAGTTAACCAAGTTCACAAGTCACAACCAACCCATTTATACAgtccaacaaaaacaaaataagaaccaaaaagaaagaaaatttaaaaatcgaaTCCACCAGCATCATCAAATCCAGCATCGTAGCCAGCATCATAATCAGCCGCGTCAGACACCATGTCACCAATCAAAAGCCCACCAAGTGCGCCGCCAAGCAACCCGGCTCCCAATCCCATCCCAAAgttgttcttgttcttcttcggTTTTTGAGGAGGCTGCGAGTATCCATACCCAGCTTGACCCGGATACCCGTACCCTTGTGGAGGATACCCATATCCGGGTTGCTGAGGCGGGTACCCATAGCCGCCATAGCCTTGCTGGGGTGGGTATCCAGCGGGTGGATATCCGTGTCCAGCAGGATATTGCTGATGTGGCGGCGGGTAAGCATATGGCGCGGAACTTGATCCTGCCGCCCCAGCAGCATGAGCAGGATAAGCCATAACTGGCTCATTCTTTGAATCCTTGGATGGCGGAGGGTACGCCGTCGCCGGTGGAGGATACTCCGCCGTCTTCGGCGGCGGTGGAGCGTAACTAACCGTCGCCCCCGTCGACGACGCCTTATCCATAGCCGGAGCAGCTGAACTCTTGCCGCCAACTTTGTACGAGAAATTCAGAGAGCCCTTGGGCTTCCCGGAGGGCTTCCTGACCTGGTAAGATACCTGACGGAATTCTTTGCCGTCTTTTCCGCCGGGATTGTCGAGAAGCTCCCGGAGGGGGACGTGGACGGTGCCGATGAGGGTGTCGCCAAGTGTACGGTCGGAGACGATCTTGATCTCAAGAGAGAGACGATTCTGCTGCGCCAAGGAGTCGCTGAAATTGAACTTCATCGGAAAATTCCACGTAGGGCTGGTTCCTCCGTCGCGATCGACGCTGGTTTTAAACTTCTGGGGGTTGTAGATGTCGCCGTTGAGTGAAACGACGGCGTATACGTCCATCTTGGATATCAAATTGACATTCTTGAGATCCTTGGCGGAAACGATCATGAGGTCTAGGGTTCTGTATTCCATTGTTGTGAACAACGCGATCAGTTTCTTGAGTTGTTGAATTTCGTGGCAGCGTTTAATAGCGGTCGAGATTAATTGGGATTATGACGGTGACGGGGgtatgaatttatttatttatagacGAAATTGAGAATTATGGAGATGgttgcaaaataaataattttggaaTCTTCCAGGTATTTAAGTTAACGCGTTACTCTGGATTACTATTCTTGATTTTTCGTCGTTCTTTTTATTGGCatccattatttttttttttttctcgttcTAGATATATCAGATATATCTCCACTCTGAAAGGCGGTACGGTTTTTTAATTACTTATATTTATTTCTGTATGTAACCAtgtctttttagtttttaatcgTTAAGAGaataaagtcaccaaaaaaaaaatcgttaaagagaatttttttatcttttttggaTCGTTCATGAGATTTTTAACTATAAATGAGAATTGAATTAaagcaaatttaaatttaaacatcaTATGAACCGAAACCCAACTGAATTCATAGGTCATACCGTTACCTATTCCCtagcaaaaaaatatatatatatttaaattaaaataaaaacttatttGAAAGTTAGTTTTCTTAAATATTAGAaagtttatatataaaaattaatacaattattttttaaatttaaaaattgattaaaagcTGATCGTTTTTGGAATAATTTTTTTCTCACTATTCAAACAATTCCTTAAAATAAAGTAattatttaacaatatttttttatatttttactcaagtgataatattttattttaagataaaattgttatattttatGTAATACTTTATCATTAATTATATtgctttttatttacttttaaaatgaatttaattttaatttatctaaatTGTTTTACAGAACTGTGTAATTATATATGTTCTTTCATATAATTATTCACTCAATTAATATAAAATgtagttatttttactaatgtgATATTGAGTAATTAAAtgcacatataaaattattttacattgagaatacatcaaaattgaatttttaaaaatgagtTTTACTAAACACATTtagttagtaaaaaattttaaattttaaatttattttgcatatatttaaagaaaaaaggttaaacctaataaaaataaattaataaatatgctaataaatttttttgaatttatataaaaataataataataattattaattatattaaactatttaataattGTTTAGATATCAACTTCAGTCTATCTTTTTTTATTGTCAAGCATTAAAATGTGCATCTCAAGTGACGTGTCACTTTACAGAAACCAAAAAACGCGGGTAGTTTGCGACTTGCGCTACTCGCTTTGTAAACGGGGCGTGCTAAGCAATCTTATAGAACTCATAGTTGACCAAAAATGTTAAGGAATCTTAAAACACAAACTTTAAACTCAACCAATGATCCAAATTACCACTCAAAACGAGTGATGGAAATTAAGTACATTTTTTGTCTTCTTCTTTCGttgtattaaaaattaattattaattataattaaaagcaGCCTAGTTGCACGGAGTTGACGGAATCCATCTTATGCTTCTGTTGTagaacttttctttcttttttaccgAACACTGTTATGGATTTGCTAGTTTTCTGGACTTTAGGGCACTTGTCTCTCCAAGGAAGTGAGAATATCACGAGACGTGATTTGATGCTTTTAAAGTTGTTTGgagttttagtgttttttaattaaagtaagagaaaaaatttgtatgaaattttaatgttttttaattaaaatgagagaaaagaattatcatttaattattaaaaagagaaaaaagaatcaACTTTAAATTCTATTTgggttaaattttttgttttaatttaaatttattttatatttagattgatattaaattattataaaattatgacaaaaataaaaatttaaaaaaattaaaaagacatcatactcttattattttaaaatttttttatttaaataaacatatccatattattttcaaattaatacgaataaatttatttaaaatttttaaattttaaataaatatatttatcttattttaaataaacgttttcgtattatttttttaaagcagTTAAACATAGTCTTTAAATATATCAACAAAAGAGATAGATATATGtaatcttttaaattaataatattagaaTGTATATTAAGTACATAATATCTGAAAAGATTAATAAATCTTAcctaaaaaatatagttagagaTATTTTTtgcttaagataataaaaataatacgaatacgtttatttttattaaattaaattattaatttaaattatatctatctaaattttaaataaaaaattttataattttaaaatttaaatatgtgaataaaattagattaataaaaaaaataaaaaatatgagaatACGATTCAAATTGTACAGAAATTGGAATAAATTTATTTGTGCACgaacttattatttttaatgaacaaaagaagataatatattaaagaaatgttatgaaataaattataattttaaataaataattaaaataaataaaatataaaattattaattaattaaattttattaactatttaataacTTATATACTAATAGAGCATATTAAATTTCTTATAGtaattataattatcatttattaaaaatatattttagaagttgtaattaatatgtttttttgaaaaaaaaaatgtattaattttttattaatcttttcaatatgcattaaatatttaaaagttaaGCTAAATCAACGCAAGgtgaattgaattttaaattttaataatatttttatttttgctaaaattaTATGGAGTTTTAAAAGAGTATTGTAACATCCACTGAGAATCATGGCGTGTTTTTTTTCCGGCCACTTCTACAAAGACATTGACTTTTCTTCGGTAAGGATTTCTACAATTTTTTATGGTcaactaaattttaattctaaaacttttattttttaaaaataggctattaaaattaacttttgaaATATAACTTTTAATAATTTAGAATGATTACAACCTATTTTGTTGTGATTTTGTCCAAGAATCCCATATTATGTATCCATGATgcctttgtaatttttatttcattattattaGTGAATGAaaattatcttctttttttttttttttaggcgATAGCATTTTTTTAATCATAGACTGATGTACTCTTGGTTTTCATGCATGTCTTCCACGGCTGAACTCTTGGTTTTCATTATAAGTTTGGGGTTtcactcttcttcttttttttcttttctcttttttttggccatattttcttttctctatAGTTTGGGAATAGACATGTATTTTATATGAGGAAGGGGGGTGTAAGGGAATGGGCCTCTGGGCCCAAAGTCAGATTTTACAAAGAACAATGTTCACGTAATGGGCCTTGAAAGGATCGATGAAGTTGGAAATCTTATTTTTGATTATTTGTTTTCCACTGAACTCCCCAAGTTGGTTGATGAAATTTAAAATCTTGTTGATGTTGATAAAGGCCTGTTAACCATATATAGCATGCATGACGGACTACATGACCCAAAAATAAAACAGGAGATTTAATTAATTACCAAAAAAAGGCAATTGTCTCGCTAACGAAAACAAATTAAGACAATTGTTGGACTTCGAAATTAGTGGATAAATTCAATTATGTGATGACAGATTAAAGACCAAAAACAACTGTGTAGGTTGTATTTTGGCCCTGTGTCCCGGTTTTgaccataaaaaaaagaaaaacaaaaagagaatatGATAGCATTTATTATACACAGTTTTAACGTAAGATCTGGCCcatgaacaaagaaaaaaagtttttaaacATATCACATTATCAAATCTCTAAGCAATTCAACCTATGAaaacatgacaaaaaaaaaatctatgcaAAGAAATTTGTTTCATGCATTAAATACATGTATAATTAGATTCATCATATAATTACATACAAATTACAATGGAGAATAATTTATCATTTAGTTTTGAAAAGTACCAGAAAAATTGCCTGCCTTTattatttgttcaaaaaaataatatttggttTCCGCATTCAATTCATTATCCTCATACAGCTATAAATTCAAATACAATAATATGAACCTTTTTTTGCAAACATGTGTAATTAGTTGTCTACATCTTTTAAATTGAATTAGAATTGCAATTCAAGAGTGTATTATTTGGCTCCTTGGGTCGGTCCCTTGGGGGATCCAAGAGATGTCAATTGAAATATAATTGGAAGAAAACTTGTTTATGTCTGCTTCTATTATTTATGTTTAGTCTTCTGTTTGGTTTTTTCGAGTTTGGACTCTTTCTCACCACAAAGCTTCAGCCTATCCTCTTTTTcgttactttattttatttattttaggttaaATGCTAGAAAATTATTAGAATTTGTTGTTTTTGATCAtcaattagttatttatatttaaaaatatgaaataaaatatattgttgtATTATCAAATTagactaaaaaatttaaattgataattaaataataataaagaataataaattataatagccTTAGTATTCCTCATATTTTAGGAGTGGAAAAGAAAGCATTTTGAAGCATGAGAATGATAGGCACGGATTCGGTACCCGGGTGGTGTTAGCGCACCGAAATACTAAAAAGTTGTTTGGCACACCGAAACGCTAAAAAgcatcaaaataaaaatgtttgttTTTTTAGGGTCTTTTCTGCAATTGTATATAAAATAGAAGGGTCACtaacttctttcttctcttcgagTCCACTTTCTCTTTCTTCCCTTCCCCTGTCGTGCAATCGCACTGTCCCTTTCATTATCTCTACCGCCGACAACGACTGAAACCTCCCCACCACCTCTCCTACTCGCTCCTTTGTCGTGCTACCAACTCCTTCTCCTTCTCACTCAGCCATGGTGACTCCGACAATGTCTTATTCGGCACGCCCGAAGTCCCCTACCCATACTCAACCGAAACTTTCAGCGACTCATGCCGTCCATCCTTTCAGAAGTGTTCACATCCTCATGCTCAACAGTAGGATCCACTTCCATAGCATAGAAATTGGTGAAGCTATTAGCTAAAATTGGAGTCTTTGTGAATCGCTGTTGAAAAGCATCAGTGAGATTGTGAGTTGGGTCGGTGGAAATTATGAGAACAGAGTCGCGAATAGTGACGATAAGAATCGAGAGTATTGAGCTGCATGTGGTTTTGCCAACGCCACTCTTGCCACCAACGAAGACCCATTTGAGAGTTTATTGTTCTAGAATTTTCTGCAACGTTCCTTCTGACAAATTCTACTGATCCGCCATGGCCACATTGCTCCTATTTCTCTCAACTGCGTTTTTCGAATATTCCGTTCAATCCTAAAATAATATTTGGCATTTTTGAATTATGAATGATATCTTTTGAACCATGAATTATTATTCACAGAAATATAATGATATCCTTTCATAAATGAATTATTGAGCAATTTAATGGAATTAATTTtgaatatcattttttatttttgtagtaactaaaataacttaaaattaaaaattaaaaattaaaatttgtattatgttataaaataactaaataaataaataaggaagaggtaacaaatataaaataaagaaatataaagagagaaatagaagtattgcaacataaaagagagagagaattgtttATTGTTTGTTGTTGTGTAAAAAGCCTCAGCCTATGCCCCTATTTATACATGTGCAAGGCTTTACTTTTTCAAACTATATTAAATACAATCATCCTTGAGAATGGGCATCCACATAAGATGTGATAAagcattcttatcacaacactccccctaagatgaccatttaggattattgcctcattaaaaccttactaaagaaaacccaatgggaaaaaactttagtgaaggaaaaagagtacaatatcctttgtgatgggactgcttcattaaaaaccttgtcaagaaaaatccaatggaaaaaaaaacctgatcaaggaaaaaagagtacagtatccccctcttgtcgatatcatttaatgtctcgaaatcggcacatcccaatctcatgtaccaatcttttaaaggaggattttgggagtgactttgtgaataaatctgtcagattgttacttgagcggatctgttagaCATCagttgtcccttgattttgaagatcatgagtgaagaagaatttgggagaaatatgctttgttttatcacctttgatgtatccgcctttaagttgagcaatgcatgctgtattatcttcaaacaggacagttggagctatcttatgatcaatcagtccacatgatgacataatatattggatcaaactcttgagccaaaaacaatcgcgacttgcttcatgtatcgctagtatttcagcatgattagaggaggttgctgctatcgtctgtttcgtggatctccatgatatagctgtaccacatatgtgaacaggtatcctgtttgagatctccctttgtgtggatcagacaagtatccagcatctgcatagccaactagttgtgacttggattcatATGGATAAAATAATCCCAtgtcaaccgttccatgaagatatcgaaagatctgtttgattccactccaatgtcttctggttggagaggaactatatcttgctagtaaattcacagcaaatcatatatcaggtcgtgtattattagcaagatacattagtgcgccaatagcactaagatatggtacttcaggaccaagaatatcttcattttcttctttaggacgaaattgataagatcttacgatcattggggtactcaagggatgtgactttttcatataaaatcttttcaagatcttttctgtgtatgtcatttcatgaataaagatcccatttttgtatgctcgatctgcaggtcgagacaaaatttagtttttccaagatctttcatctcaaactcttcttttagagcttttatagctattggaatctcttcaggagttccaataatatttaaatcatcaacgtacacagcattATCataaatccagatgcagatttctttatgaaaatacatgggcagatatcatcattcttaaatccaTTTTTtttgccagatactcagtaagacgattataccacatttatCCAGATTGCTTTAAacaatataaagatctttgcaatttgattgAGTATAACCCCTGCGGATATTCAtttgatggtttagatatctttagtcattCAGGGACTTTTATATAGATATcctgatctaatgagccgtataaataggctgttaccacatccattaagtgcatatgcagtttatgatatgcagataaactgaccaaataacgcaatgttatcgcatccactacaggggaatacgtttcttcataatctataccgagcctttgtgaaaaaccttgtgctacaagtcgagctttgtagcgtacaacttcatttttctcatttcattttctcacaaatacccatcggtattcaACAGGTTTtatatcttctggtgtacggactacaggttcgaagacttcacgttttgcaagtgagtctaattcagccttcatggcttctttctattttggccaatcattcttttgtcgacattctttgactgatcttggctcaagatccttacttttatgcatgatatttaatgccacattatatgcaaatatttcattggcaattgtcttatttcggtcccatttctctcctgcaaagacataatttatcgagatctcgtcattttcacaaattTTAGGTACTTGAACGTCTTTTGGCgttaaaaatatattagaattttggacaactgcaggtgtctctactatgtctttttcaacaggaatcgtatttacctcttttctctttcaaggatttttgtctttggaaccgacaggcctgccacgcttctggcgtgtatttgcttcagtggctacttgtcctactgggacatcaattcgaattggggcattttctgctggtatataagatttggttatcctctttgtatcggaaaatgcatcaggcaattcatttgctattcctTGCAAATGTACAattttttgaacttctagttcacattgccctaatcgaggatctaaatgcatcaaggatgatgctttccaattaagttccttttcaggaagcttattctctcctcctaatgttgaaaattttgattcatcaaaatgacaacccgtaaatcgggctttaaatacatctcccgtttgtatctcaagatacttcACTATAgaaggagaatcatatccaacatatatccccaattttctttggggtcccattttggtgcgattaggtggtgcaatggaaacatatatcgcacacccgaatattcttaaatgggaaacatttgcctgctggccaaaagctaattacataggagagaactgatggtaactcgttggcctcaaacgaataagtgctgcggcatgtaaaatagcatgccccaaatCGAGGTTggaagatttgttctcataagtaagggtctagcaattaattagaggcgcttaataagtgattctgctaacccattttgtgtgtgaacataagctactagatgttcaacacttattccattagccatacaataagcatcaaaagcttgggaagtaaattcaccagcattatcaagacgaattgctttgattagatttttctgaaaattgtgcctttaatcgaataatttgagccagtaatctcgcaaacgtcaggttgcgagaagataataagcacacgtgtgaccatctcgaagatgcgtctattaggaccataaaatatctaaaagatgcACATGGTGGAtaaataggtccacatatatcatcttgaatcctttctagaaattcaggagactcaaatctaatctttactggtgatggccttaaaattaacttcccttaaGAACATGCAGcataacaaaattcactagttttaagaatcttctgattctttagtgaatgtccatgagagttttcaataattctcctcatcatggttgttcccggatgacccaatctatcatgccaagttatgaattcatttgggctagtaaacttctggtttacaatggcatgtgattcaattgcactaatcttggtataatacaacctagATGAAAGTGAgtgtaacttttctaatataacctttttatttaaatcatgagttgtgatacataaatactcatgattttcctcattcattatttcaatatgatatctatttcggcgaatatctttgaaactcaacaagttcctcagagacttgatagataatagtgcattatttattacaaattttgttcctccaagaaacaaaattatagctcttcctgtaacaccctaccatacagagacttatgcttaagtcataattcagagatggcaaggtattacgatctctaaaacaaaaatttagtgattgattataactaggagccttgtagaaaaaggggtagacaaaaaccgcaactcgaaagcgcaacactccgatcactaacacaacgagcaaaggataagctaacgcaagatcgtatatataaagagtatcaaaaacaggaatatcaagactcaaaatccggcggcgaagataaccggttcgagcatagcaatatatacatataataaaataagggaaACCCCAaaagaaacccaaagggacacaaatacagaaatataatct harbors:
- the LOC112741755 gene encoding protein SRC2, with translation MEYRTLDLMIVSAKDLKNVNLISKMDVYAVVSLNGDIYNPQKFKTSVDRDGGTSPTWNFPMKFNFSDSLAQQNRLSLEIKIVSDRTLGDTLIGTVHVPLRELLDNPGGKDGKEFRQVSYQVRKPSGKPKGSLNFSYKVGGKSSAAPAMDKASSTGATVSYAPPPPKTAEYPPPATAYPPPSKDSKNEPVMAYPAHAAGAAGSSSAPYAYPPPHQQYPAGHGYPPAGYPPQQGYGGYGYPPQQPGYGYPPQGYGYPGQAGYGYSQPPQKPKKNKNNFGMGLGAGLLGGALGGLLIGDMVSDAADYDAGYDAGFDDAGGFDF